The Oncorhynchus tshawytscha isolate Ot180627B linkage group LG30, Otsh_v2.0, whole genome shotgun sequence genome includes a region encoding these proteins:
- the LOC112228142 gene encoding radial spoke head protein 6 homolog A-like: MAEGALNNQREHTAICFKAFMLKNSTKSNLNLYDHLSRLLTKVMDERPENVVDIIEDMSREVKQEFLQDKQSTLRDMPLATAAQLLAEQQRLLFSRRGGDDGEQEEELVETPLPNVSELGFFLEQAGVGLGREEMLMVFLALKQLVDSQPLVRCRLWGKILGTGGNYLVAECEYREGEEEEEGNEETVEDEERDGEPRDDDEEADVVEVIDTLPRSTFKPPPVVPKEDNRTGVNKFTYFVCREPGLPWVKLPTVTPTQITAARHIRKFFTGRLDAPIISYPPFPGNEANYLRAQIARISAGTQVSPLGFYQFAEEEGEEEEEGARDSFEENSDFEGIPVPEMAESLSTWVHHVQHILQQGRCVWVNLADKPEDDFEEEGDEEEKEEEPDEPDPEVGPPLLTPLSEDAETTNTPPWSSKMSSTLISQFALAVLRSNLWPGAYTYASGKKFENIYIGWGLKFVGEGYIPTIPTIPQREYQSGPEITESLDPSLEEEQALKATLEEQRAAQEETEALGEDEEEEEEEDD, translated from the exons ATGGCAGAGGGAGCACTGAACAACCAAAGGGAGCACACAGCGATCTGCTTCAAGGCCTTTATGCTCAAGAATAGTACAAAAAGCAACCTCAACCT CTATGACCATCTTTCACGATTACTGACCAAGGTGATGGATGAGCGTCCAGAAAATGTGGTTGACATAATTGAAGACATGAGCCGTGAGGTGAAGCAGGAATTTCTGCAGGACAAGCAGAGCACCTTGAGAGACATGCCACTGGCAACGGCTGCACAGCTCCTGGCTGAGCAGCAGAGGTTACTGTTTTCACGGAGAGGGGGTGATGATGGAGAACAAGAGGAGGAACTG GTAGAAACACCACTTCCCAATGTGAGTGAGCTTGGCTTCTTCCTCGAGCAGGCTGGAGTGGgactgggtagagaggagatgCTGATGGTCTTCCTGGCACTCAAGCAGCTGGTGGATTCCCAACCGCTAGTGCGCTGCCGACTTTGGGGCAAAATCCTAGGAACAGGGGGCAACTATCTTGTTGCTGAGTGCgagtacagagagggggaggaggaggaagagggtaaTGAGGAAACAGTGGAAGatgaggaaagagatggagaaccTCGGGATGATGATGAGGAAGCTGATGTGGTGGAAGTG ATTGATACGCTCCCAAGATCCACCTTCAAGCCCCCGCCTGTGGTGCCAAAGGAGGACAATCGCACAGGTGTGAACAAGTTTACTTACTTTGTGTGCAGAGAGCCTGGCCTTCCCTGGGTGAAGCTGCCCACTGTCACTCCCACCCAGATCACAGCTGCACGCCACATCCGCAAATTTTTCACAGGGAGACTGGATGCCCCCATCATCAGCTATCCTCCTTTTCCTGGCAATGAGGCCAACTATTTGCGAGCCCAAATTGCTCGCATCTCTGCCGGCACACAGGTCAGTCCCCTCGGGTTCTATCAGTTTGcagaggaggaaggtgaggaggaagaggagggagccCGAGACAGCTTTGAAGAGAATTCTGACTTTGAGGGAATTCCTGTTCCTGAAATGGCAGAATCTCTATCCACCTGGGTGCATCATGTCCAGCACATCCTTCAACAG GGTCGCTGTGTGTGGGTGAACCTGGCTGACAAGCCTGAGGATGACTTTGAGGaggaaggagatgaagaggagaaggaggaggagcctGATGAGCCTGATCCAGAGGTGGggcctcccctcctcactccacTCTCTGAGGATGCAG AGACTACCAACACCCCTCCCTGGAGCTCCAAGATGTCCTCCACCCTCATCTCTCAGTTTGCTCTTGCAGTGCTGCGCTCAAACCTCTGGCCGGGGGCTTATACTTATGCCAGTGGAAA GAAGTTTGAGAACATCTACATTGGTTGGGGCCTGAAATTTGTAGGGGAAGGGTACATCCCAACTATTCCAACAATTCCCCAGAGAGAATACCAAAGTGGGCCAGAGATCACAGAGTCCCTGGACCCCAGTCTGGAGGAAGAGCAAGCCCTGAAAGCAACCCTGGAGGAGCAGAGGGCTGCCCAAGAAGAGACAGAGGCCTTGggtgaagatgaagaggaggaggaagaagaggatgattAA
- the LOC112228878 gene encoding alpha-soluble NSF attachment protein, with protein sequence MDNSGKEKEALALIAEADKKMKSSRGFGALFGGSSRKYEEACDMYVRAANMFKMAKNWSAAGNAFSQAAHLHLQMDNKLDGAINLLNAGNAFKKADPQEAINCLNQAIEIYTDMGRFTIAAKHHISIAEIYENELLDVDKAIAHYEQAADYYKGEESNSAANKCLLKVATYAAQLEQYQKAIEIYEQIGTYAMDSVLLKYGAKDHFFKAALCHFCVDMLNARLSVQRYEEMFPAFSDARECKLVKKLLDAYEEHDVDAFTDAVKDFDSISRLDQWNTTMLLRIKKQIQDDESDLR encoded by the exons atggataatTCTGGGAAAGAGAAGGAGGCTTTGGCTCTCATCGCTGAGGCTGATAAAAAGATGAAATCCTCACGAGGATTTGGGGCTTTGTTCGG AGGTTCATCCCGGAAATATGAGGAAGCGTGTGACATGTATGTGAGGGCAGCAAACATGTTCAAAATGGCCAAAAATTGGAGTG CTGCTGGTAACGCATTCTCCCAAGCAGCACACCTCCATCTGCAGATGGACAACAAACTTGATGGAGCCATCAACTTACTTAATGCAGGCAATGCTTTCAAAAAAGCAGACCCACAAG AAGCCATCAACTGCCTGAACCAAGCCATTGAAATTTACACAGACATG GGCCGTTTCACCATTGCAGCCAAACACCACATATCTATTGCTGAGATCTACGAGAATGAGCTGTTAGACGTTGATAAG GCCATTGCTCACTATGAACAGGCAGCAGATTACTACAAAGGGGAGGAGTCAAACAG TGCTGCAAATAAGTGCCTTTTGAAAGTAGCCACCTATGCTGCCCAACTGGAACAGTACCAAAAAGCCATTGAAATTTATGAACAG ATCGGAACATATGCAATGGACAGCGTCCTGTTGAAGTATGGCGCTAAAGACCACTTCTTCAAAgcagctctttgtcacttctgTGTGGACATGCTTAATGCAAGG CTGTCTGTACAGAGATATGAGGAAATGTTCCCAGCCTTCTCAGATGCTAGAGAATGCAAACTGGTTAAG AAACTTCTGGATGCATATGAGGAACATGATGTGGATGCATTCACTGATGCG GTGAAAGACTTTGACTCCATCTCAAGATTGGATCAGTGGAACACCACAATGCTACTTCGGATCAAGAAACAAATACAGGATGATGAGAGCGACCTTCGCTAA